From a region of the Thermoplasmata archaeon genome:
- a CDS encoding N-glycosylase/DNA lyase has translation MYDLIEKIKELKKSKLNIEIENRINEFENMQKKDSRCWFSELCFCILTANSSAESGIKAQKNISKDGFCTYSFEDLRERLKSIGYRFYNKRAEYIIENQKYCDKIKENLLSLEDSDKRRAWLISNVKGIGYKEASHFLRNIGYKDMAIIDRHILNILHESGYITSKKINAKKYIEYENILKEIAKKCELDLAKLDLYLWYIKTKKILK, from the coding sequence ATGTATGATTTGATTGAAAAAATAAAAGAGTTAAAAAAATCAAAGCTGAATATAGAGATTGAGAACAGAATAAATGAATTTGAGAATATGCAAAAAAAAGATTCTAGATGTTGGTTCTCAGAGCTTTGTTTCTGCATATTAACCGCTAACTCTTCAGCAGAAAGTGGCATAAAAGCTCAAAAAAACATTAGTAAAGACGGGTTTTGCACATATTCTTTTGAGGATTTGAGAGAAAGATTAAAGAGTATAGGGTACAGATTCTACAATAAGAGAGCTGAATATATAATTGAAAACCAAAAATATTGCGATAAAATAAAAGAGAATTTGTTGAGTTTAGAAGATAGCGATAAAAGAAGAGCATGGCTTATCTCGAACGTGAAGGGGATTGGTTATAAAGAAGCATCTCATTTCTTGAGAAATATTGGATACAAAGACATGGCCATTATTGACAGGCACATTTTAAACATACTTCATGAAAGCGGGTACATAACAAGTAAAAAAATAAATGCAAAAAAATACATAGAGTATGAGAACATATTGAAAGAAATAGCTAAAAAATGCGAATTAGATCTGGCAAAATTGGACCTTTATCTGTGGTATATTAAAACAAAAAAGATTTTAAAATAA